In Plodia interpunctella isolate USDA-ARS_2022_Savannah chromosome 9, ilPloInte3.2, whole genome shotgun sequence, a single genomic region encodes these proteins:
- the LOC128672215 gene encoding ankyrin repeat domain-containing protein 17-like isoform X2: MQNVGQSENRNIDKVNVQLDVVKSSTPQSSASSPAKSETETYSGAPAKYMSDSSESEDDSVSEILLACLCLSRPDLLAEMEEEGGAESSKFLLSHDDPERAVDPEMQARLEALLEAAGIGKLSGEGKHLADPEVLRRLTSSVSNALDEAAAALTRMRSEQPPAHHRHQHQDKPTQCGSTATGTTPTVASSVAEGAPSLAEACSDGDVGTVRKLLTEGRSVHETTEEGESLLSLACSAGYYELAQVLLAMHASVEDRGIKGDCTPLMEAASAGHVDIVRLLLAHGADVNAVSGSGNTPLMYACAGGHEDCVRALLENGAKVEDHNENGHTPLMEAASAGHVGVAKILLEHGAGINTHSNEFKESALTLACYKGHLDMVRFLLAAGADREHKTDEMHTALMEASMDGHVEVARLLLDSGAQVNMPTDSFESPLTLAACGGHVELAMLLLERGANIEEVNDEGYTPLMEAAREGHEEMVALLLGQGASINAQTDETQETALTLACCGGFLEVAAFLIKAGADVELGASTPLMEASQEGHLELVRYLLSAGADVHAQTQTGDTALTYACENGHTDVAELLLRAGARLEHESEGGRTPLMKAARAGHVCTVQFLRGKGADVNRMTANGDHTPLSLACAGGHVDVVKFLLACDADPFRKLKDNSTTLIEAAKGGHTAVVQLLLDYPHSVMMPRGNNGGTEDASGLSSAQAAALGLAHAAAPGQPGRALLPAHPAPLTHPHPAPLTAPAPAAPAPPPAAAPPQPKLDLSASFNKYDGRKKQPPGAAAPPGAPAPAPAPSPAHSPAPSPAGDSAGVSDFIFGVVAGMAAVARHSPNIMAPNTEAVPTASPPLCGVPPSPAVQQPSSGVKHKCPRKKHAAHSDHHLPPPPDIQHDQICHGAMTKLTLPPGFTWKDINKKKRNKNKYNIENDFNRVEALAATQRSDALPEADNLLELADPSGPPTLASSALHALDLQFCAQGVTTIHPPTTPPYPPPQQMFPVNQLATNLNQNPPARKTRKCSKVGCKFLLMEALQRLDQHLRKVGVDAVVATSRELEQQQLLAAQQQQKKYPPPPTPAPYMTQAWSESAGGNAGGVEARELSAVLAYLQREVPSLVALPPNELRCLVLQVMQQKSHEILTASCGSEVVAQSSESEERQARRLLAAAEEALTRQEHHHHHHHDLQQVGTNCQYRVRAASPGAADVALEEEQPALQPHFTLPPPTLPYEDYRAGTFAGAPPLPQPGVPAPAPAPAPAPTPAPAPAPAPAPAPAPHYKREQREPQHHHNNTPSAKKKVRNVRFSERTASAAAGGGADNGAPAAPAPAAYSAMDVDGETDSNHDTALTLACAGGHDDLVELLLSRGADIEHRDKKGFTPLILAATAGHEKIVEILLNHGADIEAQSERTKDTPLSLACSGGRYEVVELILSRGANKEHRNVSDYTPLSLAASGGYVNIIRLLLHHQAEINSRTGSKLGISPLMLAAMNGHTAAVRLLLDCGSDINAQIETNRNTALTLACFQGRHEVVSLLLDRKANVEHRAKTGLTPLMEAASGGYVEVGRVLLDKGADVNAPPVPSSRDTALTIAADKGHTKFVELLLSRRAAVEVKNKKGNSPLWLAANGGHLAVVEMLYAAGADIDSQDNRKVSCLMAAFRKGHTKVVKWMVGVVTQFPSDQEMTRYICTISDKELLEKCQECVHVIRAAKETQAARANQNATILLEELDAERCREESRRQAAARRRERKKKKKMEKKEERRKLQAENDKNTLYSENEKALESESGEPDDEPQAKEEGDSGIDANSQGSCSSSDVKAPPAPSVKNKKKKKEEKTPPPAPAQPAKKQPDKNKQKAETKPEKESKPDKKQEKENVAPASPPAAGLAADRRGDKKHDKKPEEDSPKSITVQLYKYGNNSRKSQVFESTRYNVDKDEVDSNDKSKKSHSYPWEIEGKSTSPKGVCIGARREEGWKEVVRKSSVQTVSTVEPGCKKVSVASHAISRVIGRAGSNINAIRSATGAHIEVDKQSKGQGERIITIKGSAEATKQAGALIAAMIRDPEADIAALLPRATPAKPPPAPAPQPKPAKQPPAKQPTPTTAPTSAPRTPTAARAPAKHAPAAPAAPAARHARQAHAEKRTPTSQPPASGVAGATPVKTALSYTGAVGGRSHTFAAKLGAASTPQSQTTPEKPRSTISAMLSGSVASSVSTASLTSQVSAMKLSDNVAHAPDDDRTQQLSPDNTNTWNANEESSANPSAALHINTTPQTSSHSASGTQEYSLFKDLSAGVGMWGAAGPAPEHHNVDVVPPQQVDVSKAPGYRGTPAGGGCSPCSRTSSHGSTPPPLPMLQPGYHQPLQAGNNVNTMDMSGLSRNGPIYQDNSRNGHNMMVTMSGVNMNNAAMGLGYVGVEGVSRLNPRAPDFNQRHPLLHKHNAQCPQQLFTGASNAANLSNLLMSTSYQQPAPKQQMSQQAHYQSLLERGVGVGVGVGMNVGVGVGVGGGWAEEEERKPRPIGTERAWKLTAADDWPHAPPPPPLHADHDRYQQTVGGMSSMGGRLENYGSGLSLLHALPLQYVTVPASSASADHHPDHHKQNWSKWSH; encoded by the exons GTATCGGCAAGCTCTCGGGCGAGGGCAAACACCTAGCCGATCCGGAGGTGCTTCGGCGCCTTACCTCGTCGGTGTCCAACGCGTTGGACGAAGCGGCCGCAGCGCTCACGCGCATGCGCAGCGAACAGCCGCCGGCGCACCACAGGCACCAGCATCAGGATAAACC aaCACAATGCGGCTCAACGGCGACCGGGACGACGCCAACAGTGGCGTCGTCGGTGGCCGAAGGCGCGCCGTCATTGGCCGAAGCGTGTTCGGACGGCGACGTCGGGACCGTTCGGAAACTCCTCACCGAAGGCAGATCTGTTCATGAGACCACAGAGGAGGGCGAGTCGCTGTTATCACTGGCCTGTTCCGCTGGTTACTACGAGCTTGCCCAGGTGTTGCTGGCCATGCATGCGAGCGTTGAGGACCGTGGTATCAAG GGCGACTGCACGCCGCTGATGGAGGCAGCGTCCGCCGGGCACGTGGACATCGTGCGGCTGCTGCTGGCGCACGGCGCGGACGTGAACGCCGTGTCGGGGTCCGGCAACACGCCGCTCATGTACGCGTGCGCGGGCGGACACGAGGACTGCGTGCGCGCGCTGCTCGAGAACGGCGCCAAGGTCGAGGACCACAACGAGAACGGACACACGCCGCTCATGGAG GCGGCGTCGGCCGGCCACGTGGGCGTCGCGAAGATCCTCCTCGAGCACGGCGCCGGCATCAACACCCACTCCAACGAGTTCAAGGAGTCCGCACTCACGCTCGCCTGCTACAAGGGGCACCTCGACATGGTGCGCTTCCTGCTGGCTGCCGGCGCCGACCGCGAACACAAAACTGACGAGATGCACACAGCGCTCATGGAGGCCAGCATGGACGGACACGTGGAGGTGGCCAGGCTGCTGCTGGACTCTGGAGCGCAG GTGAACATGCCGACGGACAGTTTCGAGTCCCCCCTGACGCTAGCCGCGTGCGGGGGACACGTGGAGCTGGCCATGCTGCTGCTGGAGAGGGGCGCCAACATCGAGGAGGTCAACGATGAGGGCTACACGCCGCTCATGGAGGCCGCCAGAGAAG GCCACGAAGAAATGGTAGCGTTACTCCTCGGTCAAGGTGCGTCGATCAACGCCCAGACCGACGAGACGCAGGAGACCGCTTTGACGCTGGCCTGCTGCGGCGGCTTCCTCGAAGTGGCCGCCTTCCTCATCAAGGCCGGCGCCGACGTCGAACTGGGCGCCTCCACGCCTCTCATGGAGGCCTCGCAAGAGGGACATTTGGAGCTTGTGCG TTACCTGCTGAGCGCGGGCGCGGACGTGCACGCGCAGACGCAGACGGGCGACACGGCGCTGACGTACGCGTGCGAGAACGGCCACACCGACGTGGCCGAGCTGCTGCTGCGCGCCGGCGCGCGGCTGGAGCACGAGAGCGAGGGCGGCCGCACGCCGCTCATGAAGGCTGCCCGCGCCGGACACGTCTGCACCGTGCAGTTCCTCAGGGGGAAG GGCGCCGACGTAAACCGTATGACGGCTAACGGCGACCACACGCCCTTGTCCCTGGCCTGTGCGGGCGGCCACGTCGATGTGGTTAAATTCCTCCTCGCCTGCGACGCCGACCCCTTCAGGAAACTGAAGGACAACTCCACCACCCTCATCGAAGCAGCTAAAGGCGGTCACACGGCGGTCGTTCAGCTGCTGTTGGACTACCCTCATTCGGTTATGATGCCTAGAG GTAACAACGGCGGCACGGAAGACGCAAGTGGTCTGAGCTCAGCGCAGGCGGCGGCGCTGGGGCTGGCGCACGCGGCGGCGCCCGGTCAGCCCGGCCGAGCGCTGCTGCCCGCGCACCCCGCCCCCCTCACCCATCCGCATCCCGCCCCCCTCACCGCCCCAGCGcccgccgcgcccgcgccgccgcccgcaGCCGCGCCGCCGCAACCCAAGCTGGACTTGTCTGCGAGCTTCAACAAGTATGATG GCCGCAAGAAACAGCCCCCCGGCGCCGCAGCCCCGCCCGGCGcacccgcgcccgcgcccgcgccttCCCCCGCGCACTCGCCCGCGCCCTCGCCCGCGGGAGACTCCGCCGGAGTCTCGGACTTCATATTCGGAGTGGTCGCCGGCATGGCGGCCGTGGCCAGGCATTCGCCGAATATCATGGCGCCCAACACCG AGGCTGTACCAACAGCGTCCCCCCCTCTGTGCGGCGTCCCCCCGTCCCCCGCGGTGCAGCAGCCGTCGAGCGGCGTGAAGCACAAGTGTCCCCGCAAGAAACACGCGGCCCACTCCGACCACCACCTGCCGCCCCCACCTGACATACAACATGACCAG ATATGCCACGGAGCCATGACTAAGTTAACTCTCCCGCCGGGGTTCACGTGGAAGGACATTAACAagaaaaagagaaataaaaataaatacaacattgAAAATGACTTCAAT CGAGTAGAAGCGTTGGCCGCGACCCAGAGAAGTGATGCACTGCCCGAGGCTGACAACTTGCTTGAATTGGCCGACCCTtcag GTCCGCCGACCCTGGCCTCGTCTGCGCTCCACGCCTTGGACCTACAGTTCTGCGCGCAAG GAGTGACGACCATCCATCCTCCGACGACACCCCCTTACCCGCCCCCGCAGCAGATGTTCCCCGTCAACCAACTCGCGACCAACCTCAACCAG aaTCCGCCGGCGCGCAAGACCCGCAAATGCAGCAAGGTCGGGTGCAAGTTCTTGCTGATGGAAGCGCTCCAACGACTTGACCAACATCTAAGAAAAGTGGGTGTCGATGCCGTGGTCGCCACCTCGAGG GAGTTGGAGCAGCAGCAGCTGCTGGCCGCACAGCAGCAACAGAAGAAGTACCCGCCTCCCCCCACACCCGCCCCCTACATGACGCAG GCGTGGTCGGAGAGTGCGGGCGGGAACGCGGGGGGCGTGGAGGCGCGGGAGCTGAGTGCGGTGTTGGCGTATCTACAGCGCGAGGTGCCCTCTCTCGTAGCATTGCCGCCCAACGAGCTGCGCTGTTTGGTGCTGCag GTGATGCAGCAGAAGTCGCACGAGATACTGACAGCGTCGTGCGGGTCGGAGGTCGTCGCACAGAGTTCAGAGAGCGAGGAGAGACAGGCGCGGCGACTGCTGGCCGCCGCCGAGGAGGCGCTCACCAGGCAGGAGCACCACCATCACCACCACCACGATCTGCAG CAGGTGGGCACCAACTGCCAGTACCGCGTGCGGGCGGCGTCGCCGGGCGCGGCCGATGTGGCACTCGAAGAAGAACAGCCCGCGTTACAACCGCACTTCACTCTACCGCCCCCCACACTGCCTTATGAGGACTATAG AGCGGGCACATTTGCGGGCGCGCCGCCGCTGCCGCAGCCGGGTgtccccgcccccgccccggCCCCCGCACCCGCACCCAcacccgcccccgcccccgccccggcgcccgcgcccgccccCGCGCCCCACTACAAGCGGGAGCAGCGTGAGCCGCAACACCACCACAACAACACCCCCTCCGCCAAAAAGAAGGTTCGCAAT GTGCGGTTCTCGGAGCGGACGGCGAgcgcggcggcgggcggcggcgcggaCAACGGCGCGCCCGcggcgcccgcgcccgccgcgTACTCCGCCATGGACGTGGACGGCGAGACCGACTCCAACCACGACACCGCGCTCACGCTGGCCTGCGCCGGCGGACACGACGACCTGGTGGAGCTGCTGCTGTCGCGCGGCGCCGACATCGAGCATCGGGACAAGAAG GGCTTCACACCTCTAATCCTGGCCGCGACGGCGGGCCACGAGAAGATAGTGGAGATCCTTCTGAACCACGGCGCGGACATCGAAGCCCAGTCCGAACGGACCAAGGACACGCCGCTGTCGCTCGCCTGCAGCGGCGGCAGATACGAGGTGGTGGAGCTGATCCTCAGCCGCGGGGCCAACAAGGAGCACAGAAATGTGTCCGACTACACGCCTTTATCCTTGGCAGCTTCCGGAGGCTACGTCAATATCATCAGGCTGTTATTACACCATCAG GCTGAAATCAACTCCCGCACCGGTTCCAAACTGGGCATATCCCCCCTCATGCTGGCGGCCATGAACGGGCACACGGCGGCCGTGCGGCTGCTGCTGGACTGCGGCTCCGACATCAACGCTCAGATCGAGACCAATCGCAACACTGCCCTTACGCTCGCCTGCTTCCAAG GTCGCCATGAAGTGGTGAGTCTCTTACTGGACCGCAAGGCGAATGTAGAGCACCGAGCGAAAACCGGACTCACACCCCTCATGGAGGCGGCCAGCGGGGGGTACGTGGAGGTGGGGAGGGTGCTGCTGGACAAGGGGGCGGACGTCAACGCCCCCCCCGTGCCCTCCTCTCGAGACACCGCCTTAACTATAGCTGCCGATAAGGGACATACGAAGTTTGTGGAGCTATTGCTTAGCAG ACGGGCGGCAGTAGAGGTGAAGAATAAGAAAGGAAACTCCCCACTATGGCTGGCAGCCAACGGCGGCCATCTTGCCGTCGTTGAAATGTTATACGCCGCCGGGGCCGACATCGACTCGCAGGACAATAGAAAA GTTTCATGCCTGATGGCCGCCTTCCGGAAAGGCCACACCAAAGTGGTCAAATGGATGGTCGGTGTCGTCACGCAGTTCCCCTCAGACCAGGAAATGACGAG GTACATCTGCACGATCTCCGACAAGGAGTTGCTGGAGAAATGCCAAGAGTGCGTTCACGTGATCCGTGCTGCTAAAGAGACGCAAGCGGCTCGGGCCAACCAAAACGCGACCATATTGCTGGAGGAGCTGGACGCTGAGAGATGTCGCGAGGAGAGTCGAAGGCAAGCGGCTGCCCGCCGCCGGGagaggaagaagaagaagaagatggAGAAGAAG GAGGAGAGACGCAAACTCCAGGCGGAAAACGACAAGAACACGTTATACAGCGAGAACGAGAAAGCGCTGGAGTCCGAGTCTGGCGAGCCCGACGACGAGCCCCAGGCTAAGGAAGAAGGGGACTCCGGCATCGACGCCAACTCACAG GGCTCCTGTTCCTCCTCCGACGTGAAAGCGCCCCCCGCCCCAAGTGTTAAgaataagaagaaaaagaaagaagagaAGACACCGCCCCCCGCGCCCGCGCAACCTGCCAAGAAACAACCAGATAAg aataaacaaaaagcGGAGACTAAACCGGAAAAGGAAAGCAAGCCGGACAAGAAACAAGAGAAGGAGAACGTGGCCCCCGCCTCGCCGCCCGCCGCGGGCCTCGCCGCCGACCGCCGCGGCGACAAGAAACATGACAA AAAACCCGAAGAGGATAGTCCTAAGAGCATAACTGTACAGTTGTACAAATATGGCAATAACTCTAGAAAGAGCCAAGTGTTCGAATCCACTCGATACAATGTGGATAAAGACGAGGTTGACTCGAACGACAAAAGTAAAAAGTCTCACAGCTACCC atGGGAGATCGAAGGCAAAAGCACATCTCCCAAAGGCGTCTGCATCGGCGCGAGAAGGGAAGAAGGATGGAAGGAAGTAGTGCGCAAGTCCAGCGTGCAGACCGTCTCTACCGTAGAACCTGG atGCAAGAAAGTATCGGTCGCTTCTCACGCCATCTCCCGCGTGATCGGCCGCGCGGGCAGCAACATCAACGCCATTCGGTCCGCGACCGGCGCTCACATTGAAGTGGACAAGCAGAGCAAGGGACAAGGCGAGCGGATCATCACCATCAA GGGCTCAGCGGAAGCGACGAAGCAAGCCGGAGCCCTGATCGCGGCCATGATCCGGGACCCCGAGGCGGACATCGCGGCGCTGTTGCCGCGCGCGACGCCCGCCAAGccgccgccggcgccggcgccgcagCCCAAACCCGCCAAGCAGCCGCCCGCCAAG CAGCCGACGCCGACGACAGCGCCAACAAGCGCCCCGCGCACGCCCACCGCGGCCCGCGCGCCCGCCAAGCACGCGCCCGCTGcgcccgccgcgcccgccgccagGCACGCCCGCCAAGCGCATG CAGAAAAACGCACGCCGACATCTCAACCCCCGGCATCGGGCGTCGCAGGCGCTACTCCAGTGAAAACTGCACTATCGTACACCGGCGCCGTGGGCGGGAGATCACATACGTTTGCTGCCAAATTGGGAGCCGCTTCCACACCGCAAAGCCAGACCACACCTGAGAAACCTCGCAGCACTATCTCTGCTATG CTGAGCGGCAGTGTGGCCAGCAGCGTGAGCACTGCGTCGCTGACCAGCCAAGTGTCGGCCATGAAGCTGAGCGATAATGTCGCGCATGCGCCCGACGACGACAGAACGCAGCAG CTAAGCCCGGACAATACGAATACCTGGAACGCCAACGAAGAAAGCTCGGCTAATCCGTCTGCTGCGTTGCACATCAATACTACGCCACAG ACGTCGTCGCACAGCGCGAGCGGGACACAAGAGTACTCGCTGTTCAAGGATCTGTCGGCCGGCGTCGGCATGTGGGGCGCCGCGGGGCCCGCGCCCGAACACCACAACGTGGACGTTGTCCCGCCACAG CAGGTGGACgtgagcaaagccccgggatACCGCGGCACCCCGGCGGGCGGCGGCTGCTCCCCGTGCTCGAGAACCTCCTCGCACGGCTCcacgccgccgccgctgccCATGCTGCAGCCCGGCTACCACCAGCCGCTGCAGGCAG GTAATAACGTTAACACAATGGATATGAGTGGACTATCCCGGAATGGACCTATCTACCAAGACAATTCTAGAAACGGACATAACATGATG GTGACAATGAGCGGCGTGAACATGAACAACGCAGCGATGGGGCTGGGCTACGTGGGCGTGGAGGGGGTGTCGCGCCTCAACCCGCGGGCGCCAGACTTCAACCAGCGACACCCGCTGCTGCACAAGCACAATGCTCAGTGTCCGCAG CAATTGTTCACGGGCGCAAGCAACGCCGCAAACTTGAGCAACCTACTGATGTCGACCTCTTACCAACAGCCCGCGCCCAAGCAGCAAATGTCGCAACAAGCGCACTATCAG TCCCTACTAGAGCGCGGCGTGGGCGTGGGCGTAGGCGTGGGCATGAACGTGGGCGTGGGCGTGGGCGTGGGCGGGGGCTGGGCGGAGGAGGAGGAGCGCAAGCCGCGGCCGATCGGCACGGAGCGCGCGTGGAAGCTGACGGCCGCCGACGACTGGCCGcacgcgccgccgccgccgccgctgcaCGCCGACCACGACCGCTACCAG CAAACAGTAGGCGGGATGAGCTCAATGGGCGGACGCCTAGAGAACTACGGGTCGGGGCTGTCGCTGCTGCACGCGCTGCCGCTGCAGTACGTTACTGTGCCCGCGTCCTCCGCGTCCGCCGACCACCATCCCGACCACCACAAGCAG AATTGGAGCAAGTGGAGTCACTAG